The DNA window GTATCCGGTGAAAAGCCGCCGTGCCACCGACAGCCTGGCCCGCCACGTCGCCGAACTGGTGGGCGCCGGCGCGCCCCCCGGAAAATGCCTGCGTCTGGAATTCAGCGTCGCGCCGCAGGCCGCCGGCGAGGCCCTCGCCTCGGCGGGTCTGCTGATCGTCAATCCACCGTGGACGCTGATGGGCGAACTCCGGGCCATCCTGCCCGAACTGGAAAAGCCGCTCGGCCAGGGCGGCGCTGGCCGGTTCAGGCTGGAGACGCCCAAACCTTGACTGCGCAAAGTCACGACTGCGCGAACTTCAGCCGCCCAAACCCTGGCGACCCGAGTTGCCGCGAAAAGTCTGATTTGAGCGGTAGGCAATTTGCAAAGAACCGTATTATGCTCACCTCCATTAAGACCGGCTTTACGTTCCGCTTCCGCGAATGGTTGCGGCGGAGTGACAAGGCCCTCAAATATTTTAAATGGCGGATCGATATTGCGTGATCCGCTCCGATGGCCGAGTTATCCGGCGACGAATTTCCGGTCGGGCCGATACGCTGAAAGCGCGTAGCGGCGGTTCAGTACGGGCAGGAGTTTTCCCGATGGCCATGACTGGGACGGTCAAGTTCTTCAACGGCGAACGAGGCTATGGCTTCATCAAGCCTGATGACGGCGGCCGCGATGTGTTCGTACACATCACCGCGGTGGAGCGGGCGGGTTTGAAGGATCTGATCGAAGGACAACGCATCACATTCGAGGTCGAGCCGGACAAGAAGGGCAAGGGCCCCAAGGCGGTCAATCTCGTGATTTCATCTTAAATGCGCGCATCTTAAAAAATTAAATGCGCGCGTCCTAAAAAAATCCCGGCCGCGAAGCGGCCGGGAGGTTGCGATAGGACGTTTTCTTATTGCTATCAGAAGTGATAGTTCACGCCGGCGCGCAGCGTTCCGAACCGATAACCGTTCGGCACGCCGGTGATAGTGAAGTTGCTGTCGGCGAGATCGACGTAAAGAAATTCGATCTTGGCGCTCCAGTTCGGGGCGAAACCGAATTCGGCGCCAAAGCCCGCGGTCCAGCCCGCATCGGTATGGGTTTCCGACAGGCCGAAGGTCTCGCCGCGCAATTCGCCGAATGCCAGACCGGCGGTGCCATAGAACAGGATGTTGTTGATGGCATAGCCGGCGCGGCCGCGCACCGTGCCGAACCACGGGTTGGAGAATTTCCACGGCGCAAAGGTATCGTCGGCGCCGGTCGCCTGGATGTCGCCTTCAACGCCGAACACCCAAGGGCCCTGTTGCCAGTTGTAGCCGGCCTGGACACCGCCCTCGAAACCCGATGGCTTGGTCACATTGTTGTCGACCGAACCCCAGGCGTAGCCGAGGTTGCCGCCGAGATAGGGGCCGGCCCAGCTATAGGCGTTGAGCGGCTGATTGACGGTATAGGGCGCGTGCGATCCGTAGGGAAGATCGGCGGCCTGCGCCGACACCGCCCAGACCAAGGCGATCAACGCCACTGCCCGCCAAATGAACCTGCTCATCTTGTCTATTCTCCCGACGCGACTGCCGCTTTCACACATCCCGTGCATGGGAAATGCGAAACGTATGGTTACGGAATTGCACTCTTTTCCGATAAGATTTATCGAGACTTTCAAGTTAAAGGGTTGTTAAGGCCTGCCGCGCGCCGTTTCGCATTCTTAAGAAAGCGTTACCGGAACCGGCCCTGCCGGCGCCGCACGCTGGCGATGCACGAAGCCAGCGCTTAGTTTAGGCCCATGGATCAGGATTCGACCGATAGCCCGAAGGCACCGACCATGCGCCGCGGTTCGGAACCGGCGGCCCCTGGTCCGGAGATGCCGCCGGATCCGGCGCTGGAAGATATCGACCCCGCGACGGCCGCCGCCGAGGAGGAAGACGACGCACTGCTGCCGGAAGCCGCCGAGGAACCCGGTGAGGCGCTGCCGGAAGGCCGGCTGGCGGTCGGCCATGCCGCGATCGAACTCGCGGTGCGCCATGCCCCGACCTCGCCCGGCGTCTATCGCATGCTCAACGCCGCGAACGACGTGCTGTATGTCGGCAAGGCGAAAAATGTCCGCAAGCGGCTTTCCTCCTATGCGCGGGTCAACGCGCCGCAGCCGGCCCGCATCCTGCGCATGATCGCGGCCACCGTGACGGTCGAGATCATATCCACCTCGACCGAAACCGAGGCGCTGCTGCTCGAGGCCAACCTGATCAAGCAGCTGCGCCCGCGCTTCAACGTGCAGCTGCGCGACGACAAGTCGTTCCCCTATATCCTGATCACGGGCGATCACTGGGCGCCGCAGATCCTCAAGCATCGCGGCGCGCAGACGCGGCCCGGCCGGTATTTCGGCCCGTTCGCCTCGGCGGGCGCGGTCAATCGCACCATCACCGCGCTGCAGCGCGCCTTTCTGGTGCGTTCCTGCACCGATGCATTCTTTGAAAGCCGCACCCGGCCCTGCCTGCTCTATCAAATCCGGCGCTGTTCGGGACCGTGCACCAGCGAGATTGATTTTCCCGGCTATACCGAGCTGGTGCGCGAGGCGACGGATTTCCTCTCCGGCCGCAGCCGGTTGGTGAAGCAGGAGCTTGCCGGCGAAATGGAAAAGGCCGCCGCCGAACTGGAGTTTGAAACGGCAGCGCTTTACCGCGACCGTCTCGCGGCGCTGTCCGCGATCCAGTCGCAGCAGGGCATCAACCCGCGCACCGTGGAAGAAGCCGACGTGTTCGCCATCCATCAGGAGGGCGGATATTCCTGTGTCGAGGTGTTCTTCTTCCGCACCGGCCAGAACTGGGGCAACCGCGCCTATTTTCCGCGTGCGGAGAAATCCTTTACTCCGGAAGAGGTGCTGGCCTCGTTCCTCGCCCAGTTCTACGACGACAAACCACCCCCGAAACTCATCCTGCTGTCGCACGGAATCGAGGAGAGCGAGCTTTTGGCTGATGCGCTCTCCATCAAGGCCGGTTTCAAGGTGGAAGTCTCCACGCCCCGCCGCGGCGAGAAGAAGGAACTGATCGCGCACGCGCTGACCAATGCGCGCGAGGCGCTCGGCCGAAAGCTCGCCGATACCGCGACCCAGGGCCGGCTGCTGCAGGGACTGGTCACCGCGCTGGGGCTGCCGCATGCGCCGAAGCGGATCGAGGTCTACGACAACAGCCACATCCAGGGCACCAACGCGGTCGGCGCCATGATCGTGGCAGGGCCCGACGGTTTTATCAAAAACCAGTATCGCAAGTTCAACATCAGGTCCGAGGGCCTGACGCCGGGCGACGATTACGCGATGATGCGCGAGGTGCTGCAGCGGCGCTTCAAGCGGCTGTTGACGCCGCCGGCCGAAGGCGATGCCGCCAAGGCCAAAGCCGACGATGATTCGTTTCCGCAATGGCCCGACCTCGTCATCATCGATGGCGGCCGCGGCCAGCTCAACGCGGTCAGGGAGATTTTCGACGGGATGGGGCTGACCCAGGTGTCGCTGCTGGCGGTCGCCAAGGGGCCGGACCGCGACGCCGGCCGCGAAACCCTGTTCATGCCGGACCGCGAGGCCCTCAAGCTGGAGCCGCGCGATCCGGTGCTGTATTTCATCCAGCGGTTGCGCGACGAGGCGCATCGCTTCGTGATCGGCTCGCACCGCAAGCTGCGCAAAAAGGACATCCGCGAGGCTGGGTTGCAGGAAATTCCCGGGATCGGCCCGTCACGCAAACGTGCTTTGCTGCATCATTTCGGAACGTTGAAGGAGATCGAAAGGGCCTCGATCGCCGATCTCGGCAAGGTTCCCGGCGTCAGCGCCGAAAGCGCCCGCAAGATTTTCGAGTTTTTCCACGCGCAGCCGGGCTAGAAGTGGGTTTCGAGTCAAATTGGCGTCGTCGGCAACGGATCATGTGCGTCCCACGGTTGACCTTCATGCTTGGGCGGTATTGGTAAGGCGGATGAACATCGCAACGACAAGAGGGGCAGCGAAGAGTTCGTTGTCCCTCCCGAATATCCTGACCTACGCGCGAATCGCCGCCATCCCGGTGGTGGTCGGCTGCGTTTTTGCGGAATCCATCATGGATGGACCGCTGTGGCTGCGCTGGGTGGCGCTGGCCGTCTTCATCGCGGCCGGCGTTACGGATTATCTCGATGGCTACTATGCACGAATCTGGGACCAGCATTCGGCCTTCGGCCGCATGCTCGACCCGATCGCCGACAAGCTATTGGTCGCATCCTGCCTGCTGATGCTGGCCGCCGACAACAGTATTCACGGCTGGACGCTATGGGCCGCCATCGTGATCCTGTGCCGCGAAATCCTGGTATCGGGCCTGCGCGAATACCTCGCCGCATTGCGGGTCAGCGTGCCCGTGACCAAGCTGGCGAAGTGGAAGACGACCGTGCAGCTTGTCGCGATCGGCTTCCTAATTGCCGGTGAGGCGGGCGAGCAGATATTGCCCTCGACGACCCTGATCGGGATCGTGCTGTTGTGGTTGTCGGCGATCTTCACGATCTACACTGGCTGGGATTATTTCCGCGCCGGCATTCATCACCTCATCAAGGAGGATGAGGCATGAAGGTCAAGTATTTCGCCTGGGTGCGCGAACGGGTGGGCAAATCAGAGGAGACCGTCGAACCGCCGGCGGCCGTCCGGACCGTCGACGATCTGATGGGATGGCTTTCGGGGCGCGGCGAGGCTTACGCCCACGCCTTCGAGACCCCTCGGGTGATCCGCGCCGCGATCGACCACGCCCATGTCAAATCCGATACGGTGATCGCCGGCGCCCGCGAGATTGCCTTTTTCCCGCCGATGACCGGCGGTTAAGCCGTTGGACAGGCGCGTGATCCGATGACCGCCAATGTGACCATCCGGATTCAGCAAGCCGACTTCGACATTGCGCAGGAAATATCGGCGCTTACCAACGGACGCACCGATATCGGCGCGGTCGTGAGTTTCAGCGGCATTTGCCGGGGCAGCGAGGGCGGCGAGCCGCTCGCGGCGCTGACGCTCGAGCACTATCCCGAAATGGCGGAGGCCGAAATTGCGCGGCACGCCGAGACCGCGATGTCGCGCTGGCCGCTGACAGGGCTGACCGTCATCCATCGCGTCGGCCGCATCACGCCCGGCGAAAATATCGTACTGGTGCTGACGGCGTCGCAGCATCGGCAGGCGGCGTTCCAGGCGGCGGAGTTCCTGATGGATTATCTGAAGGCCAACGCGCCGTTCTGGAAGCGCGAGGAAAGCGCTGCGGGGACCAGTTGGGTCGACGCCCGGCAGCACGACGACGCCGCCGCTGCGCGCTGGACCAAATCCTGATGGCGAAGCGCGCCAGGCCGGCGGCCAAACGCGGCCGCTCCGCATCGAGATTGCCGAAGGTTCCATCGGGCGAATTGCGGACGCTGCTCGATTTCGTCCGCTACGCCGTGAGCCGCTTCGTCGAGGCAAAGCTGGTGTTCGCGCACGGCACCACCGACCCTGTGGCCGAGGCCGCATTCCTGGTTTGCGAAACCCTGCATCTTCATCCCGACCAGTTCGAAACGTTCGCGACCGCGCAGGTCACGGCGCGGGAGGCCAAGGCCATCCTGGAGGTAATTGCGCGCCGCGTCGCCACGCGAAAACCTGCCGCCTACCTAGTCAACAAGATCTACCTGCGCGGCCTGCCCTTCCATGTCGACGAGCGCGTGATCGTGCCGCGCTCCTTCATCGGCGAGTTGCTGGACTCTCACTTTAGCGGCGACAGCGACGAGGAAGGCGCTTCGCTGCTCGGCGATCCCGCATCGGTGGAAAATGTGCTCGACCTTTGCACCGGCTCGGGGTGCCTTGCGATTCTCGCGAGCCGGAGTTTTCCGAATGCGCGTATCGATGCGGTGGACATTTCCAGCGGCGCGCTCGAAGTCGCCGCCCGCAACGTTGCCGAGTATGGCCTCGAAGACAGGGTGAAATTGTATCGGGGCGACCTGTTCGGGCCGATCGGCGGCGAGCGTTACGATCTGATTATTTCCAATCCGCCCTATGTCGACGCGGAAGGGATGGCGGCATTGCCGCGCGAATGCCGGGCCGAGCCGAAGCTCGCCTTCGATGGAGGCGCCGATGGGCTCGACGTCGTCCGTCGCATCCTGGACGAGGCCGCCGGCCACCTGACGCCGCAGGGCGGGCTGTTATGCGAGATCGGCCGTGGCCGCGAATGGCTCGAAGCCGCATTTCCGCAATTGCCGCTGCTGTGGCTCGATACCGAAGATTCCGAGGGCGAGGTATTCTGGATCGGCGTAGCAGATTTGTGAGTTCCCCGCCGCAAGGCCGACGGTCATATGTCCGGTACCGGAAATAGCCGTATCGTCCGGCAAAAACCGTGATAACAACGGCCGATAGCAACCGAACTGGAAGTCCTCTGGGACGATGTGATCGATGGCCGGCCCGACCGTTCCGCAGGAGTTTCTGAAGGCCGAGAATGTCGGCCTGCGGATGCTGCTCGAGCAGGCGAGTATCGATGCCCTGGCGTTGCTGGCACAGGCCGGTATCGACGCCGAGCAACGCGAGACCGCCGACCGGCTGCAAAAGCTCATCCTGGAAGAGCTGCACCACCGCATCAAAAACACGCTGGCGACCGTCAGCGCCATCGCCTCGCAGAGCCTGCGCGCCGCAACCAGCATCGAGCACGGCCAGCATGCGATCGAGAGCCGGCTATTGGCGCTGGGCCGTGCCCACGATCTGTTGCTGCAGGCGCGCTGGTCAAGCGCCGACCTTGCCCACATCGTCCAGGGTGCGACCGAGCCCTATGACGGTGAGGGCGAAGGCAAGTTTTCGATTGGAGGCCCCAACCTCAAGATTGTGTCGGGCGCGGTGATCGCATTGGCGATGACGCTCAACGAACTCTGCACCAACGCCACCAAATTCGGCGCGCTGTCGGTACCCCCCGGACGTATCGAGATCGCCTGGACCATCGATCAAGGAAACCAGCGGCTGCGTCTGACCTGGACCGAAAACGGCGGTCCGGCAGTCCACACGCCGGCCCGGCAAAGTTTCGGGACCCGGCTGATCGAGACACTCGGCAAGCAGTTGCACGGCAAGGTCGAGATGAGCTATGCGCCCACAGGTTTCTTCTACGTCCTCGACGTCCCCTTAAGCTCCCTGAAGCCACCCGATTGAGCTGAAATAAACGTGGCGGAGTTGTCGGTTTCCGTCGCCCGGCGAAGCTGATACTCTGCGCGGCAGCTGCCCTACCCCAAAACTTGAAGAGGCCCCCATGCTCGACAAGAGCCCACGCCCCGCCGCCGTCAACGTGCCCAACGACCTCGCCGCGCACTGGATGCCGTTCACCGCCAACCGGGCCTTCAAAAA is part of the Bradyrhizobium erythrophlei genome and encodes:
- a CDS encoding cold-shock protein produces the protein MAMTGTVKFFNGERGYGFIKPDDGGRDVFVHITAVERAGLKDLIEGQRITFEVEPDKKGKGPKAVNLVISS
- a CDS encoding outer membrane protein, whose amino-acid sequence is MSRFIWRAVALIALVWAVSAQAADLPYGSHAPYTVNQPLNAYSWAGPYLGGNLGYAWGSVDNNVTKPSGFEGGVQAGYNWQQGPWVFGVEGDIQATGADDTFAPWKFSNPWFGTVRGRAGYAINNILFYGTAGLAFGELRGETFGLSETHTDAGWTAGFGAEFGFAPNWSAKIEFLYVDLADSNFTITGVPNGYRFGTLRAGVNYHF
- the uvrC gene encoding excinuclease ABC subunit UvrC, which translates into the protein MDQDSTDSPKAPTMRRGSEPAAPGPEMPPDPALEDIDPATAAAEEEDDALLPEAAEEPGEALPEGRLAVGHAAIELAVRHAPTSPGVYRMLNAANDVLYVGKAKNVRKRLSSYARVNAPQPARILRMIAATVTVEIISTSTETEALLLEANLIKQLRPRFNVQLRDDKSFPYILITGDHWAPQILKHRGAQTRPGRYFGPFASAGAVNRTITALQRAFLVRSCTDAFFESRTRPCLLYQIRRCSGPCTSEIDFPGYTELVREATDFLSGRSRLVKQELAGEMEKAAAELEFETAALYRDRLAALSAIQSQQGINPRTVEEADVFAIHQEGGYSCVEVFFFRTGQNWGNRAYFPRAEKSFTPEEVLASFLAQFYDDKPPPKLILLSHGIEESELLADALSIKAGFKVEVSTPRRGEKKELIAHALTNAREALGRKLADTATQGRLLQGLVTALGLPHAPKRIEVYDNSHIQGTNAVGAMIVAGPDGFIKNQYRKFNIRSEGLTPGDDYAMMREVLQRRFKRLLTPPAEGDAAKAKADDDSFPQWPDLVIIDGGRGQLNAVREIFDGMGLTQVSLLAVAKGPDRDAGRETLFMPDREALKLEPRDPVLYFIQRLRDEAHRFVIGSHRKLRKKDIREAGLQEIPGIGPSRKRALLHHFGTLKEIERASIADLGKVPGVSAESARKIFEFFHAQPG
- the pgsA gene encoding CDP-diacylglycerol--glycerol-3-phosphate 3-phosphatidyltransferase, producing MNIATTRGAAKSSLSLPNILTYARIAAIPVVVGCVFAESIMDGPLWLRWVALAVFIAAGVTDYLDGYYARIWDQHSAFGRMLDPIADKLLVASCLLMLAADNSIHGWTLWAAIVILCREILVSGLREYLAALRVSVPVTKLAKWKTTVQLVAIGFLIAGEAGEQILPSTTLIGIVLLWLSAIFTIYTGWDYFRAGIHHLIKEDEA
- the moaD gene encoding molybdopterin converting factor subunit 1 → MKVKYFAWVRERVGKSEETVEPPAAVRTVDDLMGWLSGRGEAYAHAFETPRVIRAAIDHAHVKSDTVIAGAREIAFFPPMTGG
- a CDS encoding molybdenum cofactor biosynthesis protein MoaE; its protein translation is MTANVTIRIQQADFDIAQEISALTNGRTDIGAVVSFSGICRGSEGGEPLAALTLEHYPEMAEAEIARHAETAMSRWPLTGLTVIHRVGRITPGENIVLVLTASQHRQAAFQAAEFLMDYLKANAPFWKREESAAGTSWVDARQHDDAAAARWTKS
- the prmB gene encoding 50S ribosomal protein L3 N(5)-glutamine methyltransferase, which produces MAKRARPAAKRGRSASRLPKVPSGELRTLLDFVRYAVSRFVEAKLVFAHGTTDPVAEAAFLVCETLHLHPDQFETFATAQVTAREAKAILEVIARRVATRKPAAYLVNKIYLRGLPFHVDERVIVPRSFIGELLDSHFSGDSDEEGASLLGDPASVENVLDLCTGSGCLAILASRSFPNARIDAVDISSGALEVAARNVAEYGLEDRVKLYRGDLFGPIGGERYDLIISNPPYVDAEGMAALPRECRAEPKLAFDGGADGLDVVRRILDEAAGHLTPQGGLLCEIGRGREWLEAAFPQLPLLWLDTEDSEGEVFWIGVADL
- a CDS encoding sensor histidine kinase — translated: MAGPTVPQEFLKAENVGLRMLLEQASIDALALLAQAGIDAEQRETADRLQKLILEELHHRIKNTLATVSAIASQSLRAATSIEHGQHAIESRLLALGRAHDLLLQARWSSADLAHIVQGATEPYDGEGEGKFSIGGPNLKIVSGAVIALAMTLNELCTNATKFGALSVPPGRIEIAWTIDQGNQRLRLTWTENGGPAVHTPARQSFGTRLIETLGKQLHGKVEMSYAPTGFFYVLDVPLSSLKPPD